The segment TTTAGCAGGATAGTTTTGGGTAATGATACTGTTTCCTTATGGATAACTACTTAACTCACCCACTATGTTGAGGTCTTCTTGTCTTTAAGAGTGTGCTAACTACAAGGATGAGTGAATTCCGGTGATAGAGAATGCAATAGCATAAAAATACTGAAGCATACATTTAAAGCAAAAGAGAACCTTAAGTCTGAAAATAAGCCAAGAGTAGTTTTACTCCTGATACAAATAAATACATCCTAAGACTTAGTATACCCAGTCTCTTTTGTATGCATAATAAACTCTGATATGTAAAATATCTGAGCAACTTGTGAGGTAAAACCTCTCAAAGTTTTACCATAatgtgcctttttcttttctttgctctaCTTTGCTTTTTGGCCTGTTTCTAAGGCTGCCAGTGAATACCCTCTGGAACTGCTTCATATGTCGGGTCCCCATAAACCCCTTTCCCTGCCACCCTGGTTTGATGAGATGCTCGGAGGACTCATAGGACTCAGCATATCACTGTATTCATGGCTATAATTTACTCCAGCAAAAGCATTCAAAGCAAAAGAGCAAAGCGAAAGGTGTACAGGGCAAAGTCTGGGGGGAAACCAGGCACAAACTTCCAGAGTCCTCTGCCAATAGAGTCCCACAGGATGTGCTTAATTCCTCCAGCAACTGAATTGTGACATGTGTGAAAGGTTGTCTACCATAAAACCTCATTAAAGATGCAGtgccacaaacaaacaaaaacaaaagatgcagcgccagggaattccctggcagttcagtgatcaggactccatgctttcactgccaacagcccgggttcaatacctggctggagaactgagatctcacaagccacacagcagggccaaaacaatacaaaacaaagaaacaagctGTGCCAGGGTTGTTATTGTGGGCTATTCACATAGGTACATCCTTCCTAGCATATATGCAAATTCTAGATTCCCAGGAAGAAGGCATGTGTTAGCACAAACCACACTGTACAAACACCTTAGTCATAGCAAGCAACTCTTAACTGACGAGAGTGGAGGGAACCCTCTTGGAATCTAAGTTTCCAGATGCCAGCCAAGGTCCAACTTTACAAGCAGGCCTTTGATCTGCTGTTATTCTTCTGCACACTTAGTGACAATCCCACAGGAATAATCAACATACTTTGAGATTCTAGACTCTTCTAATTCaaaaacatgcatttttaaaaaacataataaagtcTGCTACCTAAGATATGATTAATGCACTCATGTTAATAAACTGCCATATTTATATTTGAGCTTTACTGAAAAGTGGAATAAAAAtacatggaaaacaaaagaaaactcagCTTTGTCTTAATGAACTTGGAATCTTAGTATTTCAATATAAAGAGGGCTCTTTCAGTTTGGCTAGTGGCAAAGTCTATAAATACCTGTGTTATAATTGACTAGAAATGGGCTTCACACAAttacatataattaaataaaaataaacagttgaTAATTACTTGGCATTAATAGTTTGAACATTAACTTTAGAAGTAAGAGGTAAAGGAGGCACTATAACATCATGTTTATGAAGAGAATTTTTTTCAGCTAATATTTTGGGGATATAAGAGGAAACTTCCTTTTGTTGTTCTCGCCACTTGAGTATATTCTCTGCCAGTTCTTCTGTCTCAGTCACCAATATATCCATCTTTGCTAAAGCTGTGCTCTGTAACATatgaaagaaggggaaaacaggagaaaaaccaTGTCTATCATTAATACATCATTACTGTATCATAAGAATTATGACACCAAAAGTTAACAACTTATCTTTTCCAGCCTCTTAATACAAAGGCTCCTTAAATCTCctacacattctttttctttgagcTCAACTCTCCTTTGTCTTTACTGATCACCTTCATGTAGATGACACTCAGTTGATACTGTCAAACTAACCTTCTTAAAGTTCAGTCCTACATTTCAGTTTTCTGGAAATCTCCATCTAGATGCATATTCAGTATCTCAAACTCAATTTAACTGCAGTTCAACAAACCATGACTAAACATTTACTCTCTGTATAAGACatgtcagaaaataaaattattggttTCTTTAATCTCTTGATACTACTCATCCTCAAGTCCCCAAGGCTGGATGTGTCATTTGTCCAAATAGTAGCCACATGATAGAAACTTGACCTCCAGAATCTAAAATAATCAGCACAATCCTTTGTATTCAGATGCTTTAAATCTTTCATTTGAAAAACGATTTATTCTCCAAGTTTCTTGCTGTTGGTTCCTCTACCTAGTCCTCTAACCCACAGCTCATCAAATTTTAATGTGTACAGAAATCACCTGAGGAACTTGTTAAACTATAGATTCAGATACTGAAGGTCTAAGGTGAAGgagttctgcatttctaacaaggttCCAGGAGATACTGATGCTATGCTCATACTTGGGAGTGACAAGGCTCAGTCTACTCTACCCAGTTGTTTTCTCCATGATTAAACTACAGTTCTGATTAAGTAAATCAACCCTCTGTGCACTActctaaaaacaaatgaaaaaaacatcCAACAGTTCCCCAATACTCAATGTCTAAACTTCTTAGtctgattttcaaaatattccatGAACTAACCCTGAGCCAATCTCCCTCTCAATACCCTTAAAAATCAACTGGAGTACCATTCTTCCCTCAAATACCTATGCTCTCTAATTTTCATGTCTTGTCTCAAACTGCTTTTGGCTGAACTACTCTTTTTCACTGATTCTTCAAGATGCAGCTTGCTTCTAACTCCTATTTAAAACTTTACTGAAGTATTCCTACTTCCTATTCTAGTCCCAAtcttcttaaaagtgaaagtaatCACCCCTTTTTCTGTGCTTAATAGATAGCATCTTCTTTATCATTCTCTGCTGtacttggagaaagcaatggcaccccactccagtactcttgcctggaaaatcccatggacagaggagcctggtgggctgcagtccatggggttgctaagagtcggacacgactgagcgagtttactttcacttttcactttcatactttggagaaggaaatggcaacccactccagtgttcttgcctggagaatcccagggacgagggagcctggtgggctgccgtctatggggttgcacagagtcggacacgactgaagcgacttagcagcagcagcagcagcagctgtactaACTGGGCAAATAATACTATAAAGTAGAAAGTATCTTATATTTTCTCTCACCAAACCTTGAGAATCTGAGGGAAGGGATTGGTcatatctgattaaaaaaataattcactgaTAATATTAGCcatcaaaaagttaaacagagagATCACACATTTGAGATTCTAGTATAAAAGAATCAATGATAGTTAAGCAAGGTGAAAGGAGATGATGAACTACCTAAATGCTATTGGTAATACTCACCATTTTCTTTAGATCTGCATCTAAATGAGGGATATTTCTAATTGTTTCAAGATGATCTTCTAATCGCTCAATGAAAGTTACTGCCAATTCCAGCAAATGTACCATGtatctgaaaggagaaaaaaaaaagtcaactattttttttttccacttcagatattttgttttcttttttccctttaattagaACTTTTAATATGAAATAAGAGAATTACAATCTACCCAATGAGTCATTAATAACCTTTCTGCATTAATGGAAATATCTGATAAAAAAGgtccttctctttcattttaaacaGGAATTAGCTTGTCAtccaaacagaaaaacagagagagacaacACTAATTGTGTCTAATGTTACCTAATGTTAGACAAACATGAATGTTAATAATTTTCTCACATAAGTAAAAAAATTTCTCTAGGTAAAACCTCATTCCATTTCAATCCACTTATTCTTGGTGAAGGGTGAAGACAAGGATAAATGTGCTTCACTGAAATAGCCTACACATGAAACTACTTTAAATCTTTGTATTTGCAAAATGCCTTCAGATTATTACTTAGTTCTTCTGATATTTATAATGTATAGTATACACATTAATGATATTTTACTATACTGAATATATTCACAAGCATGGGATTTGTATATCTATTATTTGACTGTAGGATAAAAGATTTGACATTTAAGAGGAAATActgttccctggtggtccagcagttaagactctgcactccccaatgcaaggggcctgggttccatccctggtcagggaactagatcctgcatgccacaattaaagatcctgtatgctgtaactaagacctgtcatagccaaataaataatttttttaaaaaaggaaaaatattggtCAGCTCAGGGTCAGTTAGTAAGACACTGGTTGGAGAAAGCAATCAGATCCCCAGAtgcctgctttttcattttattattaataacctACACTTTCAATTTGATGCTTCCCAATCTCCTTTGAGAAAAAGAGAGCATGCCCCTTCTATGGAATGGGAAGCTAAGATAAAAACTTaagtcatggagaaggaaatggcaacccactccagtactcttgcctggagaattccatggacagaggagccgggcaggctacagtccatgggatcacaaagagtcagacacgactgtgtaactttcaagtagacaacctctCTGTTAGGCAGATAGTTGGcaagtttcatttgttttttcctcataTGTGTTTGGTATTGATTTTTGGGCTCCATAGACTCCAAGAGACACAGTCTGGGCTCTGTTAAGTTTAAATTGAAGGGGGAAGGAAACCCCCTCATCTCCCTGTGGCAGAATAAGGTAGACATAACATAACACTTTAGCAACTCTCCAAAGGAAATCTCCTTTGACCACAACCCTCTTATAACACTGAGGTACAAAACCAATTTTGCAAATCCTTGCATGGAAAAAACTAAATCACATTATCACTATCACATCCTTAAGAGAGACACAACAttatttgtatataatgtatGTTTGTTGGAGAGAAAAAGTAAGAGATTAAAATTTCATGTGAAATCTTAAATTCTGACTTTGAGGGGATATGATCTTGCAGATCTGTCAGGGTGGAACTTGACATAAACTAATGAATTCTGAAGTGAACTCCTGCTGTTATAATGGGATGAAAAAACACCAGTGGTCTGATAGTTGTTATAAATTTCAAAGTGTATGTAAAAACTCGGtgaagattaaaatatatatttgcacacctgggaaaaaaaaaaaaacttaagtcaTTTGACCAAGGCTCTGAGGCATACAATCAGCACAGGTGAGATCAGAATTGTAATTTTCCTCCTTTTAGTTGACCCTGTGTTCATCTGTCCCTGCTTAAACTCCCCCAACAGAATTTTTATATAGAGATATTAACATCATAATAAATTTACATCACAGAAAACTGTCTATActcaataaaaatgatttcatccaccttgctgctgctgctgctaagtcgcttcagttgtgtccgactctgtgtgaccccatagacggcagcctaccaggctccaccatccctgggattctccaggcaagaagactgcagtgggttgccatttccttctccaatgcatgaaagtggaaagtgaaagtgaagtcgctcagtcgtgtccgactcttcgcgaccccattgactgcagtctaccaggctcctccgtccatgggattttccaggcaagagtattggagtggggtgccattgccttactatGGGGTGCCATCTACCTTACTATGTTATAAatctaatttctttcattaaagtcATTATAATTTCCAAGACACTGGGCAAAAGAAATGCCTTTCTCTTTACCATTGCTATAATTCTTTAAAAGTAAAgggttttctttctggtttaatgTATCAGCATTAATAATAGATACAATCACTCATATACTATTCAATGAATTATGCTATGAAATAATTACTAGTCTAAACAAAAACTACCCTCAGGAAACATGTAACTGTTAATGTCTACTTTGTAGTCTAACCTGTGATAAACAGCTTCAATAGGCAAGTTTCCTTGGCACATGGGTTTCAACAGTCTTTGCCTGAGGGACCGCTTTTCTTTTAGCACTGCTTCCAAATGATTATTCATGCTTTGCAGACTATGACACTTCTGAGCTACACAAACCAGAATCAGAATTTATAGTCAGCAACAGGACAAGTTTTGAAATCACTATCAACATCAAAAATCAATCCCACCATTTCTCTCCTAAATATCTCCCCTTTGCTATCTTTAATCCCCAATACTAGTTTCATTTtcaactattaatattttctcttactTTTCCTACTGACTATCCAATCTAGTGCTAAATTCTTAGTGTTTTCCAATTCTACTCCTACTTTTTATAGCCAGAGCCATATTTCTCACATAGAGTCTTTGCCTCTAATATTCTATATGAACACTAAAAAGTAAACATTTGTCTTATCAGCTACTTTTATGTCAGTATTTTCCCCAGAATTCAGTTAATGGCTATCAACTGActcttaaataattattttttaaaaatctcaaacttACAGAAGAGTTTCAAGAAAAGTTCACTGACTGAATTCCCATATACATTTCACCTAGACTCACGAACCAACATTTggctacatttttttctctttctttacactcacatacatatatttttcataaccAATTTGAGAGTAAGTTGCAGATGTCCTGACCTTTTACTTCTAAAACTTAAGGATGTATCTTCCCAAACAGGAACATTCTCTAATGTAACAACAAGTGTAGTTATATAAGAGAATCAAATCACTACTATTAAATTCagataatttaacatttaaataccAATATTTAATGCAGCCTATATTTAATCACCAAATATCATAATAATAATGTCATTTATaccaagaaaaatttttttctaatcaaaTATTCAATCCATGGCTACCCTTTGCTTTAGCTATCATGTCCCTTTAGGATCCTTTCATCTGTAAGATTCTTCAGCCTTTGTCTTTTAAGCTCTACTGACTGAGGAGCTCCTTCCTCAGCCACTTTTTATGCTATTTGCAATAGCTAAGCCCACAGAAAAGCAGACTTTGTTAGCTTTGGCATAATATCTGGAAAAATTATCATAACCTTGTATCCTAGTGCTTATTTAAAGTAATCTTAAGAAAAAGTTGGCATTCTCATGATTACTCATTTAACTAAATCACTTACCCAAAAAGGAAGGATGGACAACATCTGCAGCATCTTTTTCTAGGCTTAGGAGTTCAATTTCCAGGTTTTTCTACATTAGAGACAAAAATACCACTTAGTTTACCTGAAGTAAAAGCttaaactttgattttaaaaaaaatgacagtctTTAACTCAGGAATATTTAAAGGGAGCAGGAAGATGATTTGTTATGGAAGCTTTTCATTTTGGTGTTTAAGCCCTGTTGCTGCTATTGCTACTACTCATTACTACTGTGATTACTACTGTTATTAACTACTGCAAAAAAAAGCCTACACAGCTATGTGCTAGACACCATTCTACTTGCAAGAAAATTGTTGGAACCAATTAAGATGCTTTCCTTTAGTAGAAGTGGAAAGTAGAAACTCCAGCAAAATTTACCTGGTAGatttcagcttgaatatctgtgATCTGCTGTAGTCTGGAGAAGTTCACAAAGCAAGAAGTTGATTTCTTAGATATATTTAACATCTCCTATTGGTAAGTGAACAGACAAAGTAAGTAGTAGTATGTTAGAAAAAGTTTCTGTGTGCACTGGAATAGCATGCCCACATGTCTAAAATATGAGGATATGTCCAGCACTCCCCCTGAAAAATGAAGTACAGAGTAGGATAGTAGCAATGtgtatttcctgtttttaaaacctCCACTATCACAAATCCTTTGcccaaatatttaaaagataagaaaaacaaacaaaatcacttTGTACTATTTCCTAAAGCATCATGCACACCAGATTGGCACTACTGATAGTTTACCAGAGAATTCTAAGGCTGAGTTTGCTAGAGAACCACTTCTACACAAATGACCAAGACCTAGTCTATTAGGCCTTGCTGATTAGAGGCTAAAATCAAACACTCTGGGCCACAGAATCATTCATCTGATTCATTAAATGACCTCTGTTGGCTACAAGTCATTCATATTGTCTCTTTCCATATTCTTCCTCTCTCAGATAAAGGAATAGTTTTGTCCAGGCATAATTATTCTTGTAAAAAGCCTACCCCCTTGCCCCACTTCCTTTGTATCCTTTCAGTCTGTTATATCACTTTTTTAAATCGCAGGTTATCATAGAATAAGAACATTATCTTTTTCATCTCTTGGCTTCATCCAtaattttttctattctctttttcttttctagaatgttGGCACAGGAAAGAACTTCAGATACCATATAGGCCAGGGGCTGGGAAGCTACCTCCTATGAATTAAATACAGCCCATTGCCTGTTTTTGTGTAGCTTAAGGGTTAAGAATGGTTTTTATGTTTCTTAAttgttggagaaaaaaaatcaaaagaaaaatattttgtgacacatggaaattaaatgaaattcaaattttagggtccaaaaataaagtttcactGAAACTCAACTtcgttcattcatttacttatctcATGTTGTTCTCATACTAAAATAGCTTAgttttgaccctatggacctaAAAGCCTCAAATACTTACTCTACGGCCCTTCATAGCAAAAGTTGGCTGAATGATGATAATCAATTTTATAaacattgagttagacaatggAAGATTCAAAGATGAATGAAACAAGCTCTCTGCCCTTAACAAGCTCATGATGGATGGTAAGGAAAAGGTATTCTAGACATTATAAATGCTCAGTAACTGTCAGTTAGTACTAACATATATGTGAGAAGGGGAAGATCAATCTGGAAACATAGTTTCCTACATAATCATGGGAGATCTTGATAGCTATAATAAGCCATCATAATTCAGAAAATGAGGGCAATTTAAAGTTTTCTGATGAAGTGACACAATCATATATAATACctattttagaaatgtaaatggagatagtatggaaaataaaattaatggagatggggagaggaaggagtggGAAGTGTCTGCTTAATGAGTATGTGGATTCCATTGGGGAtaataaagaaaagttttaaaatagtttcacaACATTGTGGGGTTAAAAAACCCCAACCTACTCTAGTAATGCACCAACAATatcaaacagacaaaaaactAGTGAAGCTGGACTGGAGGTTGGATATTTAGACAGGTGGCTGCCACAGTATACCCGGTGAGAAGATAAGACTGGATTAGATCAGTAACAGTtaaaaaggaaagggagggagagatatTAGTTCCTAAGAAGATGGCATTTGTAAGTACTAGTTGATACAGGGAGTGAGGAATAAAGTCAA is part of the Bubalus bubalis isolate 160015118507 breed Murrah chromosome 11, NDDB_SH_1, whole genome shotgun sequence genome and harbors:
- the HAUS2 gene encoding HAUS augmin-like complex subunit 2 isoform X1, which produces MAAANPWDSATAPNAAGLLLGHFITSKLVTEEMLNISKKSTSCFVNFSRLQQITDIQAEIYQKNLEIELLSLEKDAADVVHPSFLAQKCHSLQSMNNHLEAVLKEKRSLRQRLLKPMCQGNLPIEAVYHRYMVHLLELAVTFIERLEDHLETIRNIPHLDADLKKMSTALAKMDILVTETEELAENILKWREQQKEVSSYIPKILAEKNSLHKHDVIVPPLPLTSKVNVQTINAK
- the HAUS2 gene encoding HAUS augmin-like complex subunit 2 isoform X3, producing the protein MVHLLELAVTFIERLEDHLETIRNIPHLDADLKKMSTALAKMDILVTETEELAENILKWREQQKEVSSYIPKILAEKNSLHKHDVIVPPLPLTSKVNVQTINAK
- the HAUS2 gene encoding HAUS augmin-like complex subunit 2 isoform X2; this translates as MAAANPWDSATAPNAAGLLLGHFITSKLVTEKNLEIELLSLEKDAADVVHPSFLAQKCHSLQSMNNHLEAVLKEKRSLRQRLLKPMCQGNLPIEAVYHRYMVHLLELAVTFIERLEDHLETIRNIPHLDADLKKMSTALAKMDILVTETEELAENILKWREQQKEVSSYIPKILAEKNSLHKHDVIVPPLPLTSKVNVQTINAK